One Colias croceus chromosome 28, ilColCroc2.1 DNA window includes the following coding sequences:
- the LOC123703981 gene encoding protein KTI12 homolog codes for MPLIILCGTPVSGKTTRARELKEYFEKTHNKQVELISEEEAIQKLGYNKESTYLDSQKEKRVRGYLKSEAIRLIGKDNVVILDGSNYIKGYRYELYCASKASKSTQCTIYTIRYHPDAWADNLSRIKQREENGNDDVFTEPYTEEVFNALTKMRFEEPNRNNRWDSPLFSVQPTDTLDVDAIYDVLFKRKPPPPNMSTQNPPLTSTNFLYELDNITQAISKRILEAKEFDAFEVKFPDYPGCVIESGFMHSVNPQNLLRLRRQFLTYAKMNHSNENANKLGRFYIQYLNKTYTD; via the exons atgccTTTAATAATACTTTGTGGAACACCAGTAAGTGGAAAAACAACAAGAGCGAGAGAACTAAAAGAATATTTCGAGAAAACACACAATAAACAAGTGGAACTCATATCTGAGGAAGAGGCAATACAAAAGTTAGGTTATAATAAGGAATCGACGTATTTAGACTCACAAAAGGAGAAAAGAGTTCGTGGTTATCTTAAATCTGAGGCAATTAGACTAATCGGCAAAGACAATGTCGTTATTCTGGATGGAAGCAATTATATCAAAG gATACAGATACGAATTGTACTGTGCGTCCAAAGCTTCAAAGTCCACTCAATGTACAATCTACACAATAAGATATCACCCAGACGCCTGGGCAGATAATTTGTCAAGAATCAAACAGAGAGAGGAGAATGGTAATGATGATGTATTTACTGAACCATATACAGAAGAAGTGTTCAATGCATTGACAAAGATGAG attTGAAGAACCAAATAGAAACAACAGATGGGACAGTCCGCTATTCTCAGTGCAGCCGACAGACACATTGGATGTTGATGCGATTTACGATGTGTTGTTTAAACGGAAACCACCGCCTCCTAACATGAGTACACAGAAT CCGCCGCTGACATCAACAAACTTCCTCTATGAATTAGACAACATAACGCAAGCCATATCAAAACGGATATTAGAAGCTAAAGAATTTGACGCGTTCGAAGTGAAGTTCCCAGACTATCCTGGATGTGTGATAGAATCAGGTTTCATGCATTCCGTGAACCCACAAAACTTGTTACGCTTGAGACGACAGTTCTTGACGTACGCTAAAATGAACCATTCGAACGAAAACGCTAATAAATTGGGCAGGTTTTATATacagtatttgaataaaacttaTACGGATTGA